From Gammaproteobacteria bacterium, a single genomic window includes:
- a CDS encoding YbgC/FadM family acyl-CoA thioesterase has translation MKKTYENNFRYRVYYEHTDGGGVVYHSRYLNFFERARTDWLRERGIIQSVWQKEHNLVYVVTKAEIQFKKPARMDDSLTVSCEMTKLRRASVEFYQEMHNQDGVLLATVRLTAACLYADSFAVRSIPQQLTEDLSQ, from the coding sequence ATGAAAAAAACATATGAAAACAATTTCAGATACCGCGTTTATTACGAACACACCGATGGTGGTGGTGTGGTTTATCACTCCAGATATTTGAACTTTTTTGAGCGTGCGCGGACTGATTGGTTAAGAGAACGTGGAATTATCCAGTCAGTATGGCAGAAAGAACATAATTTAGTCTATGTGGTAACAAAAGCAGAAATTCAATTTAAAAAACCCGCTCGCATGGATGATTCGTTAACAGTGAGTTGTGAAATGACAAAATTACGAAGAGCCAGTGTGGAGTTTTATCAGGAAATGCATAATCAGGATGGAGTATTACTTGCAACTGTTAGGTTAACCGCAGCTTGTCTTTATGCGGATAGCTTTGCTGTCAGAAGTATTCCACAACAATTAACAGAGGATTTAAGTCAGTGA
- a CDS encoding FkbM family methyltransferase — translation MFNFNRDVVNYAYLGNFRAVTVTNYGCRILIDTRNNQHLKIISHGVYEKAVAWAINEHLNSDEVFVDVGANIGYFTLLGCKIVGPKGKVYALEPNPVIYDMMQTSVSVNSFGKRCETINIAAFNSDGELELTWDTAEHGGGRLVTHEKVNLNDNKTVVKLQKLDKILENNNEKISVIKIDTEGSEPFILEGATHILENNPYCTIIAEWSPRFVKSRGYDFDKYVDYLYDSFESIELLAKVGVANKIDKQKLINTRHGNIILKGYKK, via the coding sequence ATGTTTAACTTTAATAGAGACGTCGTCAATTATGCCTATTTAGGTAATTTCAGAGCCGTGACCGTGACTAATTATGGTTGCCGAATTTTAATTGATACCAGAAATAACCAGCACTTAAAAATAATCTCCCATGGAGTCTATGAAAAAGCAGTTGCGTGGGCAATAAATGAGCATCTTAACTCTGATGAAGTATTTGTTGATGTAGGAGCTAACATTGGTTACTTCACACTCTTAGGATGCAAGATTGTTGGTCCTAAAGGCAAAGTTTACGCATTGGAGCCCAATCCTGTCATTTATGACATGATGCAGACTTCTGTATCAGTTAACTCTTTTGGAAAACGATGTGAAACCATCAACATTGCTGCTTTTAATTCAGATGGAGAGCTGGAACTAACATGGGATACAGCTGAACACGGAGGCGGACGTCTAGTAACGCATGAAAAAGTAAATTTAAACGATAACAAAACTGTAGTCAAACTCCAAAAACTCGATAAAATTCTGGAAAATAACAATGAAAAAATATCAGTCATTAAAATAGATACGGAAGGATCAGAACCTTTTATACTAGAAGGTGCAACCCATATTTTAGAAAATAACCCTTATTGCACTATCATTGCCGAATGGTCACCAAGATTCGTCAAAAGCAGAGGCTATGATTTTGACAAATATGTTGACTATTTGTATGACTCCTTTGAATCCATTGAGTTGTTAGCTAAAGTAGGTGTTGCCAATAAAATAGATAAACAAAAATTAATAAATACTCGTCATGGGAACATTATTTTAAAAGGTTATAAGAAATAA
- the tolQ gene encoding protein TolQ, whose product MNQDFNFIELVMNASLPVKGVMLLLVMAVVASWWIIFAKWMSLKQASISAKKFEETFWSGVDLHRLYEKLSKEKGKSSGMEQIFESGFREFLRTRKMSQSDAKATESADRSMRIALNREIDVLESHLPFLATIGSISPYIGLFGTVIGIMISFHALSNVTQATIALVAPGISEALIATAMGLFAAIPAVVFYNKFNARVERLYNQYDIFKEEFSSILHRQTGS is encoded by the coding sequence GTGAATCAAGATTTTAATTTTATCGAACTTGTAATGAATGCCAGTTTACCGGTAAAAGGCGTGATGTTATTGCTGGTGATGGCCGTAGTAGCATCGTGGTGGATTATTTTTGCCAAATGGATGAGTTTGAAACAAGCCAGTATTTCTGCAAAAAAGTTCGAAGAAACATTTTGGTCCGGTGTGGACTTGCATCGTTTGTATGAAAAGTTAAGCAAAGAAAAAGGCAAATCCTCTGGGATGGAGCAAATCTTCGAATCCGGTTTTCGTGAGTTTTTACGCACCAGAAAAATGTCGCAATCAGATGCCAAAGCAACAGAGTCAGCCGATCGTTCCATGCGAATTGCTTTAAATCGTGAAATTGATGTACTCGAAAGCCATTTGCCTTTTTTGGCAACAATTGGTTCAATCAGTCCATATATAGGCTTGTTCGGAACAGTTATAGGCATAATGATATCATTTCATGCACTTTCAAATGTCACGCAAGCAACGATTGCATTGGTTGCACCAGGGATTTCAGAGGCACTGATTGCAACAGCTATGGGCTTGTTTGCAGCAATTCCGGCGGTTGTTTTCTATAATAAATTCAATGCAAGAGTTGAGCGTTTATACAATCAATACGATATTTTCAAGGAAGAATTCTCCAGCATTCTTCATCGACAAACCGGAAGTTAA
- a CDS encoding restriction endonuclease subunit S, translating to MDNVKLVPELRFPGFDDDWKKVNLSKVFNITAGGDIKKSHVSHIKTSEFPYPIYANAEKAKGLYGFSNIFKVNENVITVTGRGVNIGIAHARDHKFYPIVRLLILKPKHDIDIVFFEYLINQINLFIESTGVPQLTAPQLSTYSVNEPTLREQQKIANFLTAVDKRIGLLKQKKTALETYKKGLMQKIFNQEIRFKPDSNSPLSRGVRGVSTGVCSIQNSNNYPDWEEKSFISSFPVVTNGFVGTATPHYRETGICYIQGKNIKKNSINNKGMIFINDEFHTKQKNSQLKENDILMVQSGHVGECAVVSKDYEDSNCHALQLLNQ from the coding sequence ATGGATAATGTAAAATTGGTGCCAGAGTTGAGGTTTCCGGGATTTGATGATGATTGGAAAAAGGTAAATTTAAGTAAGGTATTTAATATTACAGCGGGGGGCGATATAAAAAAATCGCATGTAAGCCACATTAAAACAAGTGAGTTTCCCTATCCAATTTATGCTAATGCTGAAAAAGCAAAGGGATTGTATGGTTTTTCAAATATTTTTAAGGTTAATGAAAATGTTATTACTGTAACAGGTAGAGGGGTTAATATTGGAATAGCTCATGCAAGAGATCATAAATTTTACCCAATTGTTAGATTGCTTATTCTAAAACCGAAACATGATATTGATATTGTATTTTTTGAATATTTGATAAATCAAATCAACTTATTTATTGAAAGTACAGGTGTGCCCCAACTAACAGCCCCTCAATTATCAACTTATTCAGTCAATGAACCAACTTTAAGAGAACAACAAAAAATCGCCAACTTCCTCACCGCTGTGGATAAACGCATCGGCTTGCTCAAACAAAAAAAAACCGCCCTAGAAACCTACAAAAAAGGCCTGATGCAAAAGATATTTAACCAAGAAATCCGCTTTAAACCGGACTCCAACAGTCCCCTCTCGAGAGGGGTCAGGGGTGTGTCAACAGGGGTGTGTTCCATTCAAAACTCAAACAATTATCCTGACTGGGAAGAGAAGTCTTTCATTAGCTCTTTCCCTGTTGTTACAAATGGTTTTGTTGGTACTGCGACGCCACACTATAGAGAAACAGGAATTTGCTATATTCAAGGCAAAAATATTAAAAAAAACAGCATTAATAATAAGGGAATGATTTTTATTAATGATGAATTTCATACAAAGCAAAAAAATTCACAACTAAAAGAAAATGATATTTTGATGGTTCAGTCAGGTCATGTTGGAGAATGTGCAGTTGT
- a CDS encoding pyridoxal phosphate-dependent aminotransferase has product MTDFVSDLVKKVKPSATIAVSMKAAELRRAGKDVIGLGAGEPDFDTPDHIKQAAIEAINNGQTKYTAVDGTPELKQAIIGKFNRENGLDFAANQILVSCGAKHSISNLLSAVLNPGDEVIIPAPYWVSYPDMTLLAGGVSVIVPTKQEQNFKISPQQLEKTITDKTRLIILNTPSNPTGKAYRKEELQALGEVLLKYPQVMIATDDIYEHIYWGEEEITNLGILFPEMMDRMVFINGVSKAYAMTGWRIGYAAGPVDVITAMRKIQSQSTSNPCSISQAASVAALNGDQNCLEPMKKAFKERHDWLIAALNDIPGFSCIEGEGAFYAFPNVEEAMSKIDGINNDVDFSTWLLENAEVAVVPGTPFGAPGHVRLSFATSMDNLQKAIARIKKVLS; this is encoded by the coding sequence ATGACAGATTTTGTTTCAGACTTAGTAAAAAAGGTTAAACCTTCAGCAACGATTGCAGTGAGTATGAAAGCTGCTGAATTACGCAGAGCAGGTAAAGATGTTATTGGCTTGGGAGCAGGGGAACCCGATTTCGACACGCCTGATCACATCAAACAAGCTGCCATTGAAGCTATTAATAATGGTCAAACCAAATATACGGCAGTTGATGGAACGCCGGAACTGAAACAAGCGATTATCGGTAAATTTAACCGAGAGAATGGTCTTGATTTTGCCGCAAACCAAATACTGGTCTCTTGTGGAGCTAAACACAGCATTTCCAACTTACTCTCAGCAGTTCTAAATCCGGGTGATGAAGTCATAATTCCGGCTCCGTATTGGGTTTCTTATCCCGATATGACTCTGCTCGCAGGTGGTGTGTCTGTTATTGTTCCAACCAAACAAGAACAAAACTTTAAAATCTCACCTCAACAGTTAGAAAAAACCATTACAGATAAAACGAGGTTGATAATTCTCAACACACCAAGCAACCCAACAGGAAAAGCCTATCGCAAGGAAGAGCTTCAGGCTTTGGGCGAAGTTTTGCTGAAATATCCACAGGTCATGATTGCCACCGATGATATTTATGAGCATATTTATTGGGGCGAAGAAGAAATCACCAATTTGGGGATTTTGTTCCCTGAAATGATGGATCGAATGGTCTTTATCAATGGTGTTTCAAAAGCCTATGCAATGACCGGTTGGCGTATTGGTTATGCTGCCGGACCGGTTGATGTGATAACAGCGATGCGTAAAATCCAATCTCAAAGCACCTCCAATCCGTGTTCGATTTCTCAAGCAGCTTCAGTTGCCGCATTAAATGGTGACCAAAACTGCCTTGAGCCAATGAAAAAGGCTTTTAAAGAAAGACATGATTGGTTAATTGCAGCATTGAATGATATTCCGGGTTTTTCTTGCATCGAAGGTGAGGGGGCGTTTTACGCTTTCCCGAATGTTGAAGAAGCTATGTCAAAAATTGATGGAATCAATAATGATGTGGATTTTTCGACTTGGTTATTGGAAAACGCTGAGGTGGCTGTTGTACCAGGGACTCCGTTCGGTGCACCCGGTCATGTGCGTTTATCTTT
- a CDS encoding metallophosphoesterase, whose amino-acid sequence MSVTIIVIISNFALELADIFKPMTMNNFKLFSILVLFPFYLLADGIKSDAPISKPYKDKFMFLINSDPQMGDQFTEKSGLQVLNELLEMFVYETNSRKLKDKPDFVVWNGDLVWDAYQNAFDNFQRIVAKMKIPSVLVHGNHDGYDDDPKFLNLQENISGYRQLNYSFDYGKWHFVVISAQEKYNKDEQKKELLDWLDDDLRKNKDKQTMMFMHYHILPTGLSQMEFYTYFPVSFKNKLLDTITKYQNVKYVFSGHVHIGIKASIKTARTYKGTNFILAPTPVFARPFGEEYPKFDEKGSRYDKMGFYSEVHVNGDEVEIVGRKIYKTQKVKYPKKFKKFDENEDIRAFVPEGQLEYNEKLLNGDFSDGLNHWKSSWRYQKDKKPAFNNYVEDGKSILNYQAPYGSWTTDEYLENYQSVKYIENQLLNIQFTVSDSKHKGSGGYFRVFAYSKAGDLLGVLLIHWGTQEYKVRFMPQSWAYNASGDRLGHLWLDQKLKLKEMLSFKINPDFKKVNELDINLSSLFKEFGESVNVSQINHVTMAYGVWGRVNQRGKKFARSLHVNKIQLSPVDDKSNLIPANVTLNNEPMTKEKELDFSYLYKSEEFKKRTGKRQ is encoded by the coding sequence ATGAGCGTTACTATTATTGTTATTATTTCTAATTTTGCATTAGAATTAGCTGACATTTTTAAACCAATGACCATGAACAATTTTAAGTTATTTTCAATTCTTGTTTTATTCCCTTTTTATCTGCTTGCTGATGGAATCAAATCCGATGCTCCAATTAGTAAACCGTATAAAGACAAATTTATGTTTCTGATTAATTCAGATCCGCAGATGGGTGATCAATTTACTGAGAAATCAGGTCTGCAGGTTTTGAATGAGTTATTGGAAATGTTTGTTTATGAGACTAATTCACGAAAGTTAAAAGATAAACCCGATTTTGTGGTCTGGAATGGTGATTTGGTGTGGGATGCCTATCAAAATGCTTTTGATAATTTCCAAAGGATTGTTGCAAAAATGAAAATCCCTTCCGTTTTGGTTCATGGCAATCATGATGGGTATGACGATGATCCTAAGTTTCTTAATTTGCAAGAGAATATATCTGGTTATCGACAACTCAATTATTCTTTTGATTATGGAAAATGGCACTTTGTAGTGATTTCTGCTCAGGAAAAATATAATAAGGATGAACAAAAAAAAGAGTTGCTTGATTGGCTTGATGATGACTTAAGAAAGAACAAGGATAAACAGACGATGATGTTCATGCATTATCATATTTTGCCTACCGGACTCAGTCAAATGGAGTTTTATACCTATTTTCCGGTGAGTTTTAAAAATAAACTTTTGGACACTATTACAAAATATCAAAATGTCAAATATGTGTTTTCAGGTCATGTGCATATTGGTATCAAAGCTTCCATAAAAACTGCAAGAACTTACAAAGGAACAAATTTTATCTTGGCTCCAACACCGGTTTTTGCCAGACCATTTGGAGAAGAGTATCCCAAATTTGATGAAAAAGGCAGCAGATATGACAAAATGGGATTTTATTCTGAAGTGCATGTGAATGGCGATGAAGTAGAAATTGTTGGTAGAAAAATCTACAAAACTCAGAAAGTGAAATATCCGAAAAAGTTTAAAAAATTTGACGAAAACGAAGATATCAGAGCTTTTGTCCCGGAAGGTCAACTGGAGTATAACGAGAAATTGTTAAATGGTGACTTCTCAGATGGTTTAAATCATTGGAAGTCAAGTTGGCGTTACCAAAAGGACAAGAAACCGGCATTTAACAATTATGTTGAAGACGGAAAAAGCATCCTGAATTATCAGGCACCTTATGGTTCCTGGACTACTGATGAGTATCTTGAAAACTACCAATCCGTTAAATATATTGAAAATCAATTGTTAAACATTCAGTTCACTGTTTCTGATAGTAAGCATAAGGGATCCGGTGGATATTTCAGAGTTTTTGCATATAGTAAAGCCGGTGATTTATTGGGAGTATTGCTGATTCACTGGGGAACTCAGGAATACAAGGTGAGATTTATGCCACAGTCTTGGGCATATAATGCTTCCGGGGATAGATTAGGGCATCTATGGCTTGACCAAAAGCTAAAATTGAAAGAAATGCTCAGTTTTAAAATCAATCCGGATTTTAAAAAAGTAAATGAACTTGATATCAATCTGAGCAGTTTATTTAAGGAGTTTGGAGAATCTGTCAATGTTTCTCAGATAAATCATGTAACAATGGCTTATGGTGTTTGGGGAAGAGTGAATCAACGTGGGAAAAAATTTGCCAGATCATTGCATGTCAACAAGATTCAACTGAGTCCAGTTGATGATAAATCAAACTTAATTCCTGCAAATGTCACTTTGAACAACGAACCGATGACAAAGGAAAAAGAATTAGATTTCAGTTATTTGTACAAGAGCGAAGAATTTAAAAAACGCACCGGTAAGCGTCAATAA
- a CDS encoding type I restriction-modification system subunit M, with amino-acid sequence MTEDQKKNLETQLWGIANLLRGKISADDYRDYILGFIFFKYLSEKQHLYANDLLKGEDITEYTQITDTDTLKVIEEESVLTLGYSLAPAELFQVLVAKGQSRVEGESNYILDDLQAVLNHIENSTRNTESEEDFNALFEDLDLQSNKIGRTVARRNDIVVEILGFLSKIDFKLEDVESDVLGDAYEYLIAKFAAGAGKSAGEFYTPQKVSKILAKLVTTGKQRLRSVYDPTCGSGSLLLRVAREAKVEEFCGQELNRTTYNLARMNMILHGVHYRNFDIQQADTLEEPKHIEQKFEAVVANPPFSAHWKSSANPLNDSDDRFSPYGRLAPKTKADYAFLTHMLYQLDDNGIMASVFPHGVLFHGAAESEIREYLIKEMNALDAVIGLPANIFYGTSIPTCILVLKKNRQPDDKVVFIDASGDDHFIKEGNQNVLRDDDVDLIIDTYRNRKIIDKYSYVASLEEIAENDYNLNIPRYVDTFEEEEPVDLKAVSMELKQLDKELDEINKDIQKFCDELGIGTPF; translated from the coding sequence ATGACCGAAGACCAGAAAAAAAACCTCGAAACCCAGCTTTGGGGCATTGCCAATTTGCTGCGGGGCAAAATCAGTGCCGATGATTACCGGGATTACATTCTTGGCTTCATCTTTTTCAAATACCTTTCTGAGAAACAACATCTTTACGCCAATGATCTGCTGAAAGGCGAAGACATCACCGAATACACCCAAATCACCGATACAGACACGCTCAAAGTGATAGAAGAAGAATCAGTTCTCACACTCGGTTATTCTCTTGCTCCTGCGGAATTGTTTCAGGTTCTGGTTGCCAAAGGTCAGTCCCGGGTCGAGGGTGAATCCAACTACATCCTGGACGATTTGCAAGCGGTTTTAAATCACATCGAGAACAGCACCCGCAACACCGAATCCGAAGAGGATTTCAACGCTTTATTCGAAGACCTCGATTTGCAGTCCAATAAAATCGGTCGCACCGTCGCGCGGCGCAACGACATCGTGGTGGAAATTCTCGGTTTCCTCAGCAAGATAGATTTCAAACTGGAAGACGTCGAATCCGATGTACTGGGTGATGCTTACGAATATTTAATCGCTAAATTCGCAGCCGGAGCCGGCAAATCCGCCGGAGAGTTTTATACACCACAAAAGGTTTCCAAAATTCTTGCCAAACTGGTCACCACCGGCAAACAGCGTTTGCGTTCGGTTTATGATCCGACCTGCGGTTCCGGTTCGTTATTACTACGGGTGGCACGCGAGGCAAAAGTGGAAGAATTCTGCGGTCAGGAGCTCAACCGCACCACCTACAATCTGGCACGCATGAACATGATACTGCACGGCGTGCATTACCGTAATTTTGATATTCAGCAAGCCGACACACTGGAAGAACCTAAACACATCGAACAAAAGTTCGAAGCCGTAGTTGCCAATCCGCCATTCTCGGCTCATTGGAAAAGCAGCGCCAATCCGCTCAACGACTCCGACGACCGTTTCAGCCCTTATGGACGACTGGCACCGAAAACCAAAGCTGACTACGCCTTTCTCACCCACATGCTGTATCAGCTGGATGACAACGGCATCATGGCATCCGTATTTCCGCATGGCGTGTTATTTCACGGAGCGGCAGAGAGCGAGATTCGTGAGTACCTGATTAAGGAAATGAACGCACTGGATGCAGTTATTGGATTACCTGCCAATATCTTTTACGGCACCTCCATACCGACTTGTATTCTGGTACTGAAAAAGAACCGTCAGCCAGATGATAAAGTGGTGTTTATCGATGCCAGTGGTGATGATCACTTTATCAAAGAAGGCAACCAAAACGTCCTGCGTGACGACGATGTCGATTTGATTATTGACACCTACCGCAACCGCAAAATCATAGACAAATACAGTTATGTCGCCAGCTTGGAAGAGATCGCCGAAAACGACTACAACCTCAACATCCCACGCTATGTTGATACCTTTGAGGAAGAAGAACCGGTGGACTTAAAAGCCGTTTCAATGGAGTTAAAGCAATTGGACAAAGAACTGGATGAAATCAATAAGGACATTCAAAAGTTTTGTGATGAATTGGGGATTGGGACGCCGTTTTAG
- a CDS encoding ExbD/TolR family protein translates to MRRKRKAVAEINVVPYIDVTLVLLIIFMITTPLLNLGVDVSLPESNANTVTIETEPVIINIDEQGKMYLSIGGEFESIDEEQLQIKLAAFIRANKDMPILIGADRKVDYGRAYEAMVVAQQAGADKVGLISDPVSMEK, encoded by the coding sequence ATGCGTAGAAAAAGAAAAGCCGTTGCTGAAATCAATGTGGTTCCCTATATTGATGTGACGCTGGTGCTATTGATCATTTTCATGATTACGACACCGTTACTTAATCTCGGGGTTGATGTCAGTTTACCGGAATCCAATGCCAATACTGTTACTATTGAAACTGAGCCTGTTATTATCAATATTGACGAACAAGGTAAAATGTACTTAAGCATTGGCGGTGAATTCGAAAGCATTGATGAGGAGCAACTCCAAATCAAGCTGGCTGCTTTTATTCGTGCCAATAAAGATATGCCAATACTGATTGGAGCAGATAGAAAAGTGGATTATGGTCGTGCCTATGAAGCGATGGTCGTGGCTCAACAAGCCGGTGCGGATAAAGTTGGTTTGATTTCTGACCCTGTTTCCATGGAAAAATAA
- a CDS encoding cell envelope integrity protein TolA: MITAKIKLLASLYTIALLGSIVALLLFGGFRFKSPVIKGKVIQATVVDISQLQPKKVKNTPPKKKDLEIKKTQPEVKKSEPPKEKTKEPPPVKKDPPVEKKIEPVVDTKAQELERKKRLEREKKLEEIRQKRKEAEERRKKEEENLKKLIEQEAKVEQPEEQSTPVAHQKGQTDDEQLNQLMVQYQLAVISAVQRQWSIPPSENKNLLCHVKVRQTPGGFVVDATISSPCNANSVVKQSIIAAIKKAEPLPYKGFEKVFSRTATFIFEPKE; this comes from the coding sequence ATGATAACTGCTAAAATCAAATTGCTTGCAAGTTTATACACGATTGCATTGCTTGGCAGTATCGTTGCATTGTTGTTGTTTGGTGGATTCAGGTTCAAATCTCCGGTTATCAAAGGCAAAGTTATACAAGCCACGGTAGTTGATATATCTCAGTTACAACCTAAAAAAGTTAAAAATACACCTCCAAAAAAGAAAGACCTGGAAATAAAAAAAACGCAGCCTGAGGTCAAAAAATCCGAACCTCCAAAGGAAAAAACCAAAGAACCCCCACCAGTTAAAAAAGATCCCCCGGTAGAAAAGAAAATAGAACCGGTTGTTGACACGAAAGCACAGGAATTAGAACGTAAAAAACGTCTGGAACGTGAAAAGAAACTAGAAGAGATTCGACAAAAACGGAAAGAAGCCGAGGAAAGACGTAAAAAAGAAGAGGAAAATCTGAAAAAGCTGATTGAACAAGAAGCCAAAGTCGAACAACCCGAAGAGCAATCAACACCTGTTGCCCATCAAAAAGGTCAAACAGATGATGAACAATTGAATCAACTGATGGTTCAGTACCAGCTTGCTGTGATTTCAGCTGTACAAAGGCAATGGAGTATCCCGCCGTCAGAAAACAAAAACCTGCTCTGTCATGTCAAGGTCAGACAAACCCCCGGAGGTTTTGTTGTTGATGCAACCATAAGCTCGCCCTGTAATGCTAACTCTGTTGTCAAACAATCAATAATTGCTGCTATCAAAAAAGCGGAACCGTTACCCTATAAAGGTTTTGAGAAAGTATTTAGTCGTACTGCGACGTTTATTTTTGAGCCAAAAGAATAG
- a CDS encoding sulfotransferase family 2 domain-containing protein has translation MNSKPKQYEINSVDIENWFALPIEERNRLNNEIIDEVILPWRVMVRRSKKHPLPGLAGFHLVFFHIPKTGGTTLDYLTAKNYRIDYVYQVNAPAFDQHVAGVYKNNQMFRVLMGHYELNDYFYQLFDRPKMAQFTMLREPVSRVISYYDYLRTSPNHPKYNIAKDLSLEEFVINPEIDEMPNGQSFRILGLLRDSTWKKVKKSEQQLIDESKFQLEKRFTLFGLTEMYDHFLLMAQRGLGWKDIFYKRMNSSKVKTDKSTVSDDTIQLIKKQNRVDVELYDFAKQLFMKRFEQMGLTEKMVETYRENNKKYTDLLNTQVQSTIA, from the coding sequence ATGAATTCTAAACCAAAACAGTATGAAATTAATTCTGTTGACATTGAAAATTGGTTTGCTCTCCCAATAGAAGAGAGAAATCGTCTCAATAATGAAATAATTGATGAAGTCATATTACCTTGGAGGGTGATGGTTCGACGTTCAAAAAAACATCCTTTGCCTGGTCTGGCAGGGTTTCATTTAGTGTTCTTCCATATTCCAAAGACCGGTGGAACTACTTTAGATTACCTAACGGCAAAAAATTATCGAATTGATTATGTGTATCAGGTTAATGCTCCCGCATTCGATCAACATGTTGCCGGAGTTTATAAAAACAATCAGATGTTTAGAGTTTTGATGGGTCATTATGAGTTGAATGATTATTTTTACCAACTTTTTGATAGACCTAAAATGGCTCAATTTACTATGCTGCGTGAGCCGGTTAGTCGAGTAATTTCCTATTATGATTACTTACGCACTTCGCCAAATCATCCAAAATATAATATTGCAAAGGATTTGAGCTTAGAGGAATTTGTAATCAATCCTGAAATTGATGAAATGCCAAATGGTCAATCGTTTCGCATTCTTGGGCTTCTGAGAGACAGCACTTGGAAAAAAGTAAAAAAATCTGAACAACAGTTGATAGATGAATCTAAATTTCAGCTTGAAAAAAGATTCACGTTGTTTGGACTAACAGAAATGTATGATCATTTCTTGTTGATGGCACAAAGAGGTTTGGGTTGGAAAGATATATTTTACAAGAGAATGAACTCTTCCAAAGTCAAAACAGATAAATCCACAGTTTCTGATGATACTATTCAATTGATTAAAAAACAGAACAGAGTTGATGTTGAATTGTATGATTTTGCTAAACAGTTGTTTATGAAGAGATTTGAGCAAATGGGCTTGACCGAAAAAATGGTTGAAACTTATAGAGAAAATAACAAAAAATATACTGACTTATTGAACACACAAGTTCAGAGTACAATTGCCTAA